In Spiroplasma floricola 23-6, the DNA window AAATATGTGTAGAAATAAAGAAATTAGAACAATTGTTTGTGCAGGAGCAAGCAATGATATAAAAATTATTAATCAATGAATTAATGAAAATAAAAAATTATTTGCACGAAAAACTTTGAAAATGGCTTTCTATAATAAGGAATCGAAAGAATTAAATGCAAATTATTTTGATATATATGATATTTTAGAAAAAACTTTTTCTTTTTCAAATACTACTAAAACAGGAGAAGAATTTTGAAAAAGAGAAAATTTACCTAAAGGGAAACAAAACGAAGAAATGATTGCCTTAACAGGAACTAAAAAATTTTTTGATTGATTCGAAGAAATAAATCAAAATTTATTAAAAGATGAAAAAGATGATATTTACTCAATGTGTTGTAATGCTTATTCATTTTTCTCAAAGTCAAAAGATGCAAAAATAGATTTTGAAGAGTATAAGCAAATGAATAGAAATATAAAGAAAGTTATTGATCATTGTTATAATGATGTTTTAAAAGTTCTAGAATTTTTATCTTTTGTATATGAATTTACTCATGTATCTTATTCAAAAAATGTTTATATAAAAAAATATTAGTGTTAAAAAAGTAAAATTTAATAATGTTGGTATAATTATAATTGATTAGAGGTGCAAAAAATGGCTAAAAAAAAGAGAACTAATTTCTTATTATTAAACTATTTTAAACCATCAATTTATCTTGAAAGCTATGAAAAAGTCAATTTAGATTCACTTAAAAATAGCGGAATTAAACTTGTAATGTGTGATATGGACAATACATTAATAGGTTGAAATGAAAGAATTCCTTCAATTGATGTTATAAATTTTGTAAAAAATGTTTACTCTCATAATATGGAATTTGTATTATTTTCAAATAATATAAGAAGTAGAGTTGAAAATTTTGCAAAAAAAGCAGGAATTAAAAACTATTTTTGAGATTGTAAAAAACCTCTTTTAGGAAAAATGAAAATTGTAAAAAAGTTATTTAAATATAAAGAAGAGGAAATAATTTTAATAGGAGATCAATTAGTAACTGACGTTCTTGTAGCAAATAGAGCACATATTAAAAGTATTTTAGTATCACCTTTAAGTAGAAATAAAGAAGAAAGTAAAACTATTCAATTTTTAGAAAAACATATATTAAAAAAATTGTCACAAAAAAATATTTTACATGAAGGTTTCTATAATGAAGGAGAAATAGGGGGTAACTATGAAATTCTCTAATAAAGATAAAGTAGAAGAAAATGATGAAAATTTTAAAAATGATCAAGAAAACTCATTAAAAGCAGAAGATAATTCAAGTAATAAAATTAAACAAAAAAGTAAAGTTACACTAACAGAAGCAACTCCAGGTATTGGAAATACAACAAACTTTAATTCTAAAGGTCCCAAAAAATGCATTGGTTGTGGGAGACAATTACAAACAACTGATGATAGACAACCAGGATTTAGTTTAAATATTGAAAAACAAGATTTGTGTTTAAGATGTTTTAAAATTAAATATTATAACAAGCTTGTAGAACAAGAAATTAATGATCAAGACTTTATTAATATAATTGATGAAATCAATTCAACAACCAAAAAAATAAGATATTACTATGTTGTAGATATTTTTGATTTACCAGGAAGTAGAATGACCTGATTAGAAAAATTAATTTCTAAAAAGGAAGTTATTATCCTTGTAAATAAAATTGATTTATTTCCTAAAGCTGTTAAAAAAATTAAAATATTTAATTATATTAAAAAGTTTTTTGAAGATTCACCAATACGAGATTCAAAAATCATTTTAACAAGTTCAATTAAACAAGACTATGTTTACTCTCTTTTAAATGAATTAAAATCAGTAGACTATGATCAATATATTGTGGGTATTTCAAATGCTGGAAAATCAAGCTTAATAAATGCTTGTTTAAAATTGAATAAACAAATTCCTTCAATAGTTACTTCGAAATATGTAAATACTACTTTAGATAAAATTAAAATTAATTTTACAAAGAACAATTTTGTCTACGATACACCAGGGCTTGTAAAACACAATCATATTGCCATTGCAACAGCTCCAAATTATTGAGATTTCTTTTTCTTTCAAAAAGAGATTAAACAAGTTACTTATCAGTTAAATGCTGGTCAATCAATATTTTATGGAGGACTTGCTTGATTTACTTTTGAAGAAGGACAAGCAATTAATGAAAAAAGTGGAAAGAAAATGAAAACTAATTTTCATTTATATATAAATAAGCAAATGCCTTTGCACAGAACTAAAGCACTAAATGCTCAAGTTTATTTTAAAAAAAATCGTCATTTGCTTGCTCCAAGATTATTAAGCAATGATATAACTTTTGAAACTAAAATGTTTGAATATAATGATGAAAGAAAAATTGATTTACATATTTCTGGATTGGGATGAATTAGTTTTAAAACTTATAAAGATTTAAAAGTTTCAATAACAGTTCCAAAAACAGAATATGGAATTAAAATAACACAATTAGAATCTTTGATATAAAATAAAAATATAAAAGATTTTTAGTAATTAGTAAATATTTTTTATTTTTACTAAAGTATTTTATATTTGAATAAAAACTAAAAAAATTCCATAATTTGCTATTATTAAATACTTAAAAATGTTATATTTATATTAATTAATTTTGGGGAGGACTATAAATGAAATTAGTTTTAGCCATTGAAATAGGCATTACATCATCAAAAGTGGGTTTAGTCAATCAATATGGAGATTTGCAAGCTAAGTTTTCAGTTGATCATGATTTAGATAATTTATTGCCTAATTTATATAATAAAATAATTGAAGGTTTAGAAGCTATTGGTATTAATTATGAAAAAGAAGTAGAAAAAGTAGGTATAGCAATGGGTGGTTATGTAGATCACATTTTTGGTATAATAAAATTTTCTGCAAATTTGCAATTAACAAATTATAATGTAAAAGAAGAAGCTGAAAAATTATTTAATAAACCAATTTTTGTAGTAAATGATGCAAATGCAAGTGCATTGGGTGAATTTTGAATTGGAGTTGCAAAACAATTTGATTCTATTATTTTCTACTATATTGATAAAGGAATTGGTGGATCTGTTATAACTGAAGGTAAATTAGCACCAGGAGCTAGAGGTTTTGCAGGAGAATTTGGTCATGGTGGGGGAATTTTTCAAACAAAATATCCTTGTCCTTGTGGATTAGAAGGATGTATTGAGCCAATGTCTTCAACTTCAGGAATTGAAAATCACTTTAAAATATCTTTTAAAAATAAAAGAAATCATCCAGCAGCTAAATTTTTCAAAAATAAAGAGGAAATTACATTTAATGAAATAGTTGAAGTTTTTAAAAAAGAGGAATATCCTGTTGAAATAAAGGACTTGCTAGAAGAAGCACTTGAACCAATTATTATGCATATGGCTTTAATGATAAATGCTTTAGATCCAGAAGCAATTATTTTAAGTGGAGAATTGACTTTATTAGGAGACAAACTGATTGAAATTATTAAAACGAAAATTAAAAAGTATATAATTGATATGTTTTTAGAAGAATTAACTATCGAAATTGCTGAACTTGGAGATGATTCAACAATGATAGGTAGTGCGTATTATGCATTAAATGATTGAAAAATATTTTAATTTTCAATCATTTTTTTATGAAAGGAGCTTAAATTATGGAGCACTTATTAAAAAGAATTAATGAACTAGCTGCTATTGCAAAAGAAAGAAACTTAACAGAAAGTGAATTAGAAGAAAGAACTAAATTAAGACAGGAATATATAAAATTGTTTAGAAAAGGATTTGAACAACAACTTTCAAATGTAATAATTGTTGATAAGAATGGCAATGAAATAAAGAAAAATAAAAAATAAAAGAAGTTGCAAACCTTGTAAAATAATTTTTAAAAAAAATAAAATTATTTTATTATTTTTATCTATAATAACTTTAAGGGGGAATATATGAAGAAGTTATTATCAGGACTTATGATTTTTACAGTAGTAAGTTCAACAAGTGTTAATGTACTTTCATGTGGTAGAAAAACATTTGGAACAGATTTGTCAAAATTAGAGGATTATAGTTGAAATAAAGAGGAACCTTATTTTAAAAATTATAATGAAGTCTCAACAATAGACAGTCCAGAAAATTTTAAAGATTTAGGAAAAGTAGAAGCTTCAAATAAAGCTGAATTTTTTGATATATCAAAAATTAATACAGGTTTTAAAACACAAAATGAAATTGCAAAGCAAGCAACTACAGGAGTACCTTTAAATAGTAAATTTTTACCTAATGGAGGTAGACTTTCTGATGTTCAATTAATTGAAAAAAAAGATTATTATACAAGAATTAATAAATTAGTTGATTGAAAGTATGATCAAGATTTAGATGCGAAATATAATAAATCAAGAATTAAATTACAAGATAGTGAAAAAGTGCAAGATAGATGAGTTGATTCTCAAGATAAGAGAGTTAAAGAAATGAATATGTCTACAATAATTGATTCTACTTCAAATGAAAATACAATTGTTGGAAGAAATAGAACTTATGAGAGATCATTTAATAATTATCAATATAATGATATATTGGTAAGTTGAGCAGGAGCAATAGATGAAGGAATAATAGTTCCTCCAGGAAAAAATCAAGTTGAAAAAGCTCATATTAATGGAACTAAAATATTAGGAAATATTTTCTTAGATGGATATCATGGTTTAACTAAAGAAAGTATCAGTGGTTTTTTAGAAAAGGATAATTCTGGAAACTATTTAGTAGTTGATGTCTTAATTGAAATGGCTAAAAAATTAGGATTTGATGGTTGATTTTGAAATAATGAACCAAATGGTTCAAATCCAAGTGGATTTGTTGTAGATTACAATATAACTGTAGAAATTATGAGACAATTACAAGAAAAAATTAAAAAAAGTGAAGATGAAGAAATTAAAAATTTAATGGTTATTGGTTATAAAAATTATGGTAGTTTAGCAGTAGACAAAAATGGAACTGTTTCTGATAAAGAATCTGAACAAATTTATAATAATACAAATCAATTTTTAAATGACTTCTATGTTTTTCCAAATGAAGTTAAAGCATTTACAGATGCAAAAAATATTAAAGATAAAAAATTTGATATTTATAATATGTTTAATGCAGGTGCTTGAGTTGGAGGAAAAATCTGACTTGACAGTAATAAAATTGGAACAAGAGATTATAGAGATTTAACTCATCTTTTAGTAGATGAAAGTGGAATTCCATATGATTCAACTAATGCAGAAAGTATGAAAAAATTACAAAAAGATTATATGGACCCTAATGGAAAAGTAAAATTTGCAAAAGCAGATAGTGAATATGCAGGAGCTCAAAACTCTTTATCTTTATTTGCAGGTCATGTTCCTTATGATTTAGCATCTCAAGATATGGACAAAATATCTAGTGAAAAAAGTATGGATTTAGATACTTATGGTATGGTTGCTGCAAATAACTATGATGATATTTTATATACTGGAAAGAAAAAATCTCTTGCAAATGACGATATAGGTCTTGCCTATTTTCCAAGTAATAAATTTGATGATGAAATAAGTAAATATCCTCATAAATATAGCTATGGTGTAGGAAATATTGTTGCAGAAAAAACTACTTTAATTGATTCAAATAAAAAATTCATTACTAATTTTTCTACTGGACAAGGAAATAGATTTGCAACTCTTGATGGCTCTTCTAAATATGAGATTAAAAATTTTCCATGAAGTAATACAAATATAGCTGATGTTCAACCAACTTATAAATGAATGGTAAAAAATAGAGAAAAACAAATTTCTGCATTTGATGGAATTAGTGGTTATTACGATTATTATGATCCTTATTTAAAAGGTAACTCAATTGCTTTAGGATCTGGTTATGATAATAATGGAAAAATTAAAGAGGCAAGTTGAACTAAAGGTGAAAAATATGATTGAACAATTATGGGTTCTAATTATTTAACAAATGAGAATAAAAATGTAGAAATTATTTTTAAAGCTCCTGAAGAAATTGCAAATACTGTTCAGCTGTCTTTAAAAGATTCAAACAATGTAAAAACTAATACAAATATGTCAACACCAACTAATTTAGGTAATGGTTGATGATCAATTAAACAAGATGTTGCTAGCTCAATTTCTAAAATTGGTATTAATTTCACTGCTGTTGAAGATAAATTTAAAATTAATGTTGGTCAAATTTCTGTAGTTAAAGGAGATTCTAAAAACTTATTAGAAGATTCAAATCCACAAACTAAAATTCAAAGTGAATTGGAAATTTCAAGAGGAGATATAAAAAATCTAAGATTGAATTTTGAAAATTTAATTGATGAAAGTATATACAGTTATTATGAAATATATAAAAAGAATGCAAATGATAAATTAACTCTGATTGGTATGTCTAATTCAGATAATTATTTCATTAAAAATATTGATAAAAACACAAATGAATTTTACTTAAAAACTACAAATAATTTAACTAAAAAAATAGAATGAATTAAATTTGAAATTTAGGTGATAGAAAATGATTCAAATTAATAATGTATCAAAAAGTTTTGGTAAAAAAGAAGTTTTAAAAAATATATCCCTAGAAATTAAAGATGGAGAGGTTTTTGGTTTATTAGGTTCAAATGGTAGTGGAAAAACTACTTTAATGGAAATTTTAGTTGGACAATTAAAGCCAAACTCTGGTGAAATTTTAGTGGATAATAAGAAAAATGGTTACAAAAATATAGGTATACAATTTCAAGAAGGATTTTGACCAAAAGGTGTAACTTCATCTTTAATAATTAATTATTTCAAAAAGAACTCTAAAGCTGTAAAAAGCAAAGAAGTTCAAGAGTTAATTGATATTTTTGAAATTCAAGATTTTTTAAAAAAAGATTTGAATAGTTTAAGTGGGGGTCAAAAGCAAAGGCTAAATACTCTTTTAGCTGTTATTAATGATCCAAAATACATTTGTCTTGATGAAATGATAACAGGTTTAGATTTAAAAATGCAATTTAAACTAATAAATTATTTTGAAAAAATGAAAGAGCAAGGAAAAACAATAGTGATTATTTCACATATTCCTGAAGAAGTAGAAAAGTTATGTGATAGATTCGTTATTCTTAAAGATGGAGAATTGTTTTATTATGCAGAAGTTAAAAAAGCTGTTAAAGAATTTGGTTCAATAAGAAATTTAATGATGATTTATTATAATGAGGAATTGAAAAAAAATGTTTAATAAAAATGATAAAAATACCAAAGAAAATGAATCAAGATTTCTTAATGAATCAATAATGCTTTGAAATAATTTAAAAGTAATATCTATATCAGTTTTAAAAAACTTAAGAACATATTTATACATATTTGTTCTTCCATTGGCATTTATAACAGCTGCAATTTTTTATAGAACTCAAGGTGGATCAAGTGAAGTAAGAGTCGCTCAAATAGCAGGTTTCTTTCAAATCTCTTCATTTTTTATAATATTTCTAGTAAATATTACTATTTCGGAATGAAAAAACTCGGTTTTCTTAAAAAGGATTCACTCATCAGGAGTTTCAAAAACGAATTTCTTAATTTCTATAACATTATTTAATTTTTTAATAGGTATAGTATCTTTCCTTGTGAATTTTGCATACATTTTGATACTGTTAACATTTGTTATTAAAAGTACTTCAACTCAAAAACCATTATCTTCAGAATTGGAACTTATTGATTCAATGGGTTGAAGTGGTGTAGTGCTCTCTCTTATTTTCACTTTACTAATATCAATATTCTTAGGAACTGTAATTAGTGGTGTTTTTAAAAGTGTTGCACTTTCTCAAACAATAACAACATTCTTTATTTTATTTTCAATCGTTTTTTCAGATAACTTTTTATCTCCTGAAGTGATGGGAACTGTAAAAGGTTTAGTAGGTGTATCATATCTTGTACCATATAAACATTCAATATGAATTGGTTATTTAATGATTTCAAATGGTGCAAAAGATCTTATTTATCCACCAGTTACAACGAGATTATTTTTAAGTTTTAATCTTATTACATGATTACCAATTTTAACATCAATAATCTATACAAGTTTATTAGGCGTGGGAGCATACTTTACTTTTAAGTGAAATGCAAAATAAAACTATATTTTAAAAAAGTTAATAAAATTAATAGTAAATTATATAATAAATTTTAAAAAGAAAATAAATGAAAATTTAAAAGTTAAAATTAAATTTTCTTTTTTTTTTTTTTTTGAAAAAATGGATAAATTAAAACTCAATCAATATTCTTTTTAAATCTAATAAAAATGAAATAAGGTATAAAAAACATTAATAAGATATCGATAAAAATAATGGAAAGAATATTAAAAAGTGAGGTGTTATAATATGAATAGTAAGAACATTATATTGTGTTTTTCTAAAGAAAACTATGAAATAAAGGGTTCTATGACACTAGATGAATTCAAAAGGTACATGAATTTGCTTCCAAAAGAAGAAGCAATTAAGATAGGAAAAGCAATGAGAAAAGATGTTAATGAATATTTAAGTTTGGTCCCTAAAAGAGAAAGAAAAATTATAGAAAAATCTGTTGGACAACTTAATCCAATAATTGATATTGAGCAAAATGATTGAAAAGAAAAATATTTAGAAGAAAAAAATAAAAGAGAAAAATTAGAAAAAGAATTCAATGAATTTAAAATTGAAGTAAAGCAACTCATAACTGAATTAAGACAAGAAATTAAAATTTTAAGACAAGAAAATCAACAATTGAAACAAGAAAATCAACAGTTAAGAAAAGAAGTTCAAATATTAAGAGAGAAAGTAAATTATTACGATAAGAAATATAATAATGAATGTTTTTCTAAAATTTAATTAAAAAATAAAAATAATATTGAACAAAAAAGGACCTTGTACTTTTAAGGTCCTTTTTTTACTTAACTATTTTATATGCCTTTTCTGCAGGTCTTCTTGTTTTTTTAAAGGAATGGTGAAATTCTTGATTAGTATCAACTTTACCAATAAACATTCCTACTAATACTTTTTCATTTTCTAAATCAATTAGTTTATGATTTGCAAGTATTTTAGCAACACCTTGTTCATCAAATCCTTCACTTGGACAAACATCTAATCCTAATTCCTGAGCAGTATTTAATACAGTTCCTAATGAAATGTATGCTTGTCTTGAAACTCATTCATCTCTTGACATTTCTAATGTAGAAAGAACATGGTCTGATCCAGAAATCATAGTTTTTCTAATTTCTTCAAATTCATTAGGAATATTTCTTTCTGTTTGTTCTTTAAAATGTATTTTTTTTAAGTATTTTTCTTTAAAACCAATTCAAATAATAATTGCAGAAGATTGTGTTACACCAACTTGATTTCATCAAGCAGGTTTAATTTCTTCTTTTATTTTTTGATTTTCAATTAATATTGCTCTAAATGGTTCCATACCAAATGAGCTTGGAGCAAGTCTAATTGATTCTAATAATTCAACTTTTTGCTCATCAGTTAATTTGAAATCTTCCACATATCTTTTTGCAGAAATACGATTATTTAAAAATTCTAAACTTTTTGTCATTTTTATTTTTTCTTTCTATCATTAAAAGATTATATTTAAATAATAAAAAACTTTTGAACTTAAAAAGCCAAATTAAATTTTTTATATTTTTATTTTTTTTCGGTAATTAAACCATTTATCTTTTAACATTTAATTTTTTTAGTAAGTAGTATAAATATTTTTTCTATTTATATTACTTAATTATTATAAACTAAATATGGACAATAATATATTTTTTAAGTCTAAATATTTATAGTTTTCAAGTTAGAATATTATTATAACAAGGAGTTAGAATAGTGAAAGATATTAAAAGCATAGCAGCCACTGATATGGATGGCACAATTATTTATGAATGAGATAGAATTAGTGAAGAAAACAAAAAGCAATTATTAAAGTTTCAAAAAAAATCAAATAAGAGTTTAACACTAGTAACAGGAAGAAATTATTTTATGGCAGATTTTGCAGCAAAAGAATTAGATATCGCTTTGCCTGTAATTTGCTCAAATGG includes these proteins:
- a CDS encoding nitroreductase family protein produces the protein MTKSLEFLNNRISAKRYVEDFKLTDEQKVELLESIRLAPSSFGMEPFRAILIENQKIKEEIKPAWWNQVGVTQSSAIIIWIGFKEKYLKKIHFKEQTERNIPNEFEEIRKTMISGSDHVLSTLEMSRDEWVSRQAYISLGTVLNTAQELGLDVCPSEGFDEQGVAKILANHKLIDLENEKVLVGMFIGKVDTNQEFHHSFKKTRRPAEKAYKIVK
- the yqeH gene encoding ribosome biogenesis GTPase YqeH; its protein translation is MKFSNKDKVEENDENFKNDQENSLKAEDNSSNKIKQKSKVTLTEATPGIGNTTNFNSKGPKKCIGCGRQLQTTDDRQPGFSLNIEKQDLCLRCFKIKYYNKLVEQEINDQDFINIIDEINSTTKKIRYYYVVDIFDLPGSRMTWLEKLISKKEVIILVNKIDLFPKAVKKIKIFNYIKKFFEDSPIRDSKIILTSSIKQDYVYSLLNELKSVDYDQYIVGISNAGKSSLINACLKLNKQIPSIVTSKYVNTTLDKIKINFTKNNFVYDTPGLVKHNHIAIATAPNYWDFFFFQKEIKQVTYQLNAGQSIFYGGLAWFTFEEGQAINEKSGKKMKTNFHLYINKQMPLHRTKALNAQVYFKKNRHLLAPRLLSNDITFETKMFEYNDERKIDLHISGLGWISFKTYKDLKVSITVPKTEYGIKITQLESLI
- a CDS encoding ABC transporter ATP-binding protein is translated as MIQINNVSKSFGKKEVLKNISLEIKDGEVFGLLGSNGSGKTTLMEILVGQLKPNSGEILVDNKKNGYKNIGIQFQEGFWPKGVTSSLIINYFKKNSKAVKSKEVQELIDIFEIQDFLKKDLNSLSGGQKQRLNTLLAVINDPKYICLDEMITGLDLKMQFKLINYFEKMKEQGKTIVIISHIPEEVEKLCDRFVILKDGELFYYAEVKKAVKEFGSIRNLMMIYYNEELKKNV
- a CDS encoding ROK family protein: MKLVLAIEIGITSSKVGLVNQYGDLQAKFSVDHDLDNLLPNLYNKIIEGLEAIGINYEKEVEKVGIAMGGYVDHIFGIIKFSANLQLTNYNVKEEAEKLFNKPIFVVNDANASALGEFWIGVAKQFDSIIFYYIDKGIGGSVITEGKLAPGARGFAGEFGHGGGIFQTKYPCPCGLEGCIEPMSSTSGIENHFKISFKNKRNHPAAKFFKNKEEITFNEIVEVFKKEEYPVEIKDLLEEALEPIIMHMALMINALDPEAIILSGELTLLGDKLIEIIKTKIKKYIIDMFLEELTIEIAELGDDSTMIGSAYYALNDWKIF
- a CDS encoding endo-beta-N-acetylglucosaminidase, with product MKKLLSGLMIFTVVSSTSVNVLSCGRKTFGTDLSKLEDYSWNKEEPYFKNYNEVSTIDSPENFKDLGKVEASNKAEFFDISKINTGFKTQNEIAKQATTGVPLNSKFLPNGGRLSDVQLIEKKDYYTRINKLVDWKYDQDLDAKYNKSRIKLQDSEKVQDRWVDSQDKRVKEMNMSTIIDSTSNENTIVGRNRTYERSFNNYQYNDILVSWAGAIDEGIIVPPGKNQVEKAHINGTKILGNIFLDGYHGLTKESISGFLEKDNSGNYLVVDVLIEMAKKLGFDGWFWNNEPNGSNPSGFVVDYNITVEIMRQLQEKIKKSEDEEIKNLMVIGYKNYGSLAVDKNGTVSDKESEQIYNNTNQFLNDFYVFPNEVKAFTDAKNIKDKKFDIYNMFNAGAWVGGKIWLDSNKIGTRDYRDLTHLLVDESGIPYDSTNAESMKKLQKDYMDPNGKVKFAKADSEYAGAQNSLSLFAGHVPYDLASQDMDKISSEKSMDLDTYGMVAANNYDDILYTGKKKSLANDDIGLAYFPSNKFDDEISKYPHKYSYGVGNIVAEKTTLIDSNKKFITNFSTGQGNRFATLDGSSKYEIKNFPWSNTNIADVQPTYKWMVKNREKQISAFDGISGYYDYYDPYLKGNSIALGSGYDNNGKIKEASWTKGEKYDWTIMGSNYLTNENKNVEIIFKAPEEIANTVQLSLKDSNNVKTNTNMSTPTNLGNGWWSIKQDVASSISKIGINFTAVEDKFKINVGQISVVKGDSKNLLEDSNPQTKIQSELEISRGDIKNLRLNFENLIDESIYSYYEIYKKNANDKLTLIGMSNSDNYFIKNIDKNTNEFYLKTTNNLTKKIEWIKFEI
- a CDS encoding DUF896 domain-containing protein, with product MEHLLKRINELAAIAKERNLTESELEERTKLRQEYIKLFRKGFEQQLSNVIIVDKNGNEIKKNKK
- a CDS encoding YqeG family HAD IIIA-type phosphatase, whose product is MAKKKRTNFLLLNYFKPSIYLESYEKVNLDSLKNSGIKLVMCDMDNTLIGWNERIPSIDVINFVKNVYSHNMEFVLFSNNIRSRVENFAKKAGIKNYFWDCKKPLLGKMKIVKKLFKYKEEEIILIGDQLVTDVLVANRAHIKSILVSPLSRNKEESKTIQFLEKHILKKLSQKNILHEGFYNEGEIGGNYEIL